One Micromonospora sp. FIMYZ51 genomic window carries:
- a CDS encoding acyl-CoA dehydrogenase family protein, which translates to MIVELSPEQRSAWDRFRAFADKEVAPYAAEFDQEEAISDRVVRSLAEAGHLAAPVAARHGGGGLDWVAYGLLTEELGRACQNIRNFVAVEDMVAHSIERWGEPTQRERWIGPIRRGEKVAAFALTEPGVGSDAGAIEALAEKTTVAGATGFTLRGVKKWISYAQLADLFLVFAKLDGQHTAFLVERDNPGLTVTPIRGLLGLRGSMLGEVVLDDCRVPADAMIGRPGMGLTFVASAALDLGRYSTAWGSVGLAYACLDASVRYADEREQYGVPISDHQLVRRMLADMVTDITATRLLCHEAGVAKEHGSSDAVNLTLMAKYRASVLANRSADDAVQIHGAAGVGAQAQVQRHYRDAKVMEIIEGTTQIQQSLLGRYAGQVIRRR; encoded by the coding sequence ATGATCGTCGAACTGAGCCCGGAGCAGCGCTCGGCCTGGGACCGCTTCAGGGCCTTCGCCGACAAGGAGGTCGCGCCGTACGCGGCGGAGTTCGACCAGGAGGAGGCGATCTCCGACCGGGTCGTGCGTTCGCTCGCAGAGGCCGGTCACCTTGCCGCGCCGGTGGCCGCGCGACACGGCGGTGGTGGTCTGGACTGGGTGGCGTACGGCCTGCTCACCGAGGAGTTGGGTCGCGCATGCCAGAACATCCGCAACTTCGTCGCGGTCGAGGACATGGTGGCGCACTCGATCGAGCGGTGGGGCGAGCCGACCCAGCGGGAACGCTGGATCGGCCCGATCCGGCGTGGCGAGAAGGTGGCCGCGTTCGCCCTCACCGAACCGGGCGTCGGCAGTGACGCCGGAGCCATCGAGGCGCTCGCCGAAAAAACCACCGTGGCGGGGGCGACCGGGTTCACGCTGCGCGGCGTGAAGAAGTGGATAAGTTACGCGCAGCTCGCCGACCTGTTCCTCGTCTTCGCCAAGCTCGACGGGCAGCACACCGCGTTCCTCGTCGAGCGGGACAACCCCGGCCTGACCGTGACGCCGATCCGCGGCCTGCTCGGCCTGCGCGGCTCGATGCTCGGCGAGGTGGTGTTGGACGACTGCCGGGTGCCGGCCGACGCCATGATCGGCCGGCCCGGGATGGGACTGACCTTCGTCGCCTCCGCCGCGTTGGATCTCGGCCGCTACAGCACCGCCTGGGGCTCGGTGGGTCTGGCATACGCGTGCCTGGACGCATCGGTGCGCTACGCCGACGAGCGAGAGCAGTACGGCGTACCGATCAGTGACCATCAGCTGGTCCGCCGGATGCTCGCCGACATGGTCACCGACATCACCGCCACTCGGCTGCTCTGCCACGAGGCCGGTGTGGCGAAGGAGCACGGCTCCTCGGACGCGGTGAACCTCACGCTGATGGCGAAGTACCGCGCATCGGTGCTGGCCAACCGCTCGGCCGACGACGCGGTGCAGATCCACGGCGCCGCCGGGGTGGGCGCGCAGGCGCAGGTTCAGCGCCACTACCGGGACGCAAAGGTGATGGAGATCATCGAAGGCACCACGCAGATCCAGCAGTCCCTGCTGGGCAGGTACGCCGGCCAGGTGATCCGGCGCCGGTGA
- a CDS encoding MupA/Atu3671 family FMN-dependent luciferase-like monooxygenase: MHAQPTLPAHTESLVDLLRWRTTEQPDHTAYTFVAGDDERSWTYADLDARARQVAAALRRRCAPGDRVVLILPPGLDYVAAFFGCLYTGTIAVPVYPPQGSGLVRSLGRLAGIVADARPTVALTVDAVATQRADFARTNELLGMLDWISVDLLPPAGPDDEPMPATRDDLAFLQYTSGSTGAPKGVMVSHGNLLHNGADIERFFGLTPTSKSVIWLPPYHDMGLIGGILQPLYTGYQTVLMSPTEFARRPLRWLRAIADHRASVSGGPNFAYELCVRKITPDQLVGLDLSCWTVAFNGAEPVRADVMTAFAELVADTGFRPEAFHPCYGLAEATLIVTGGSPKSGPVLRQPDDPAREPIVGCGRPAPGQRLAIVDPDTRLRRPDGEVGEIWVAGPSVARGYWQQPAATAETFHGRIADTDDGPYLRTGDLGRVLDGDLYVTGRIKDLIIQNGVNHYPQDLEYSAFRAHPALRPNGGACFSVVVDGRERLVVTHEADRPNRAADVDEIAAAVRAALGTEHLVQPYAFVLVKPGRLPRTSSGKIQRHAARAQYAEGTLPALAARTFAGPDPVGSASSATLGEPATGVAGPPGSVEEFLRERIASRTGVAPAALDLGLPGPALGLDSLGMLELQHEVEQAFGVPVELEAWHDTPVAELSAAVTARRSAVRESTTGSSVEPDALTPGERGLWYLDRITGCGAAYNMAGAVRLPVDVDHDALRRAVEALARRHPALRTSLPLRDGQPVRHVAAEPELQLTVEPPVDRSPQALTEHLAELVAEPFDLTTGPLIRVRLVTGQLSGPVLLVVMHHVIGDFWSMSLLVDELARCYAADRRGIDPALPPAGGYSDFVARQREYLDGPTGTASAEFWRQQLGGRLPVLDLPTDRPRPPVQTYRGDCHDFVLAPELLDRLVALARSQGTTLYTTLLCAFQVLLYRYSGQTDILVATPTFGRSSPSLVNTVGYLVNPVVMRGDLGGAPTFRDLLGRLSNTVAAALRHQDYPFGLVAEQVQAVRDPARSPVFQVMFIHHQTPSRLPDGFGSVAVGHATRPFTIDGLRLEPVAVPQRTAQFDLTMIVAEDPDGLVARIQFNADLFDRSSIADLADNFGTLVREITGDPDRAIEELPLLDVAKRERMVRGWNDTAVVGPPERCIHEVIATAGAPDAVAVAFRSTRLSYAELTERSDRLARELADHGVGPETRVALCLDRSPELIIAMLGILKAGGAYVPLDPTHPRARIDMVIADARPALVITRRPVSDVVAEAGVPLLDIDEVLATPDRRVGGVSSGVRPDNAAYLLYTSGSTGVPKGVVVSHRNVGNFFLAMDERVGCGPDDTMLAVTNVGFDISVLELLWTLARGARVVLAEETFRQRAVAARSRPVDFSLFYFASTDTAAEPTTDRYGLVFEGARFADAHGFAAIWTPERHFHEFGGLYPNPSVLSAAVAALTGNIAVRAGSVVLPLHSPVRVAEEWALVDNISGGRVGVAFASGWHADDFVFFPERYPDRKERMFQDIETVHRLWRGEAVSLPGGSGTPVQVRIHPAPIQPALPTWITAAGSPETFSRAGALGANVLTHLLGQSVEQVAGNIRRYREARAAHGHDPAGGTVTLMLHTFLGEDSAAVRDAVREPFTRYLRSSVGLIENLVRSLQLPVDLAGMSETDLDDLLNFAFNRYYDTSALFGTPDAVRPLVDRCVEAGVDEIACLVDFGLPRDQVLAGLPLLARVREQTNLALAEPTAATLAEQVAQWQPTLLQATPSAMQMITLDDAAMAQLTCLRALLVGGEALPPALAARLRRDLPARLFNMYGPTETTVWSAVHEVTEVAGAVPLGRPVANTQIYLVDEMMRLVPRGVPGELVIGGAGVSRGYWGRPAVTAERFVPDPFGTVPGGRLYRTGDLARYGSDGRLEFLGRLDRQVKVRGHRIELGDIEAALTARPDIREAAVVARPDAGGGVGLLAYVVAADDARPTDREVRRDLRDRLPQPLIPMGVVVLPDLPRTVNGKVDTAALAAREWSAAGGGGQAAPVTDLERDIAAVWSEVLQVDSVGLHDNFFDLGGHSILMVQVHDRLQRTVGGDLPLIKLLEHPTVSSLAAYLSDTGTSRRVAAFSASAERAHRQRDSRRRPRRAGGRDRA, translated from the coding sequence ATGCACGCTCAACCGACCCTGCCCGCACACACCGAATCGCTTGTGGACCTGCTGCGGTGGCGCACCACCGAGCAGCCGGACCACACCGCGTACACCTTTGTCGCCGGCGACGACGAGCGAAGCTGGACCTACGCGGACCTCGACGCCCGGGCCCGACAGGTCGCCGCCGCGCTGCGCCGACGCTGCGCGCCCGGCGACCGGGTGGTGCTGATCCTCCCCCCAGGACTCGACTACGTCGCGGCCTTCTTCGGCTGTCTGTACACCGGCACGATCGCCGTGCCGGTGTACCCGCCGCAGGGCTCGGGTCTGGTACGCAGCCTGGGCCGGCTGGCGGGGATCGTCGCCGACGCGCGGCCGACCGTGGCGCTGACCGTCGACGCGGTCGCGACGCAGCGTGCCGATTTCGCCCGGACGAACGAACTTCTCGGCATGCTGGACTGGATCTCGGTGGATCTCCTGCCACCGGCTGGTCCGGACGACGAGCCGATGCCGGCCACCCGCGATGACCTTGCCTTCCTCCAGTACACCAGCGGCTCGACCGGCGCTCCGAAGGGAGTGATGGTCAGCCACGGGAACCTGCTGCACAACGGCGCCGACATCGAACGGTTCTTCGGACTCACCCCGACCAGCAAGAGCGTGATCTGGCTGCCGCCGTACCACGACATGGGGCTGATCGGTGGCATCCTTCAGCCGCTCTACACCGGCTACCAGACGGTGTTGATGTCGCCGACGGAGTTCGCGCGGCGACCGCTGCGGTGGCTGCGCGCCATCGCGGACCATCGGGCATCGGTAAGCGGCGGGCCCAATTTCGCGTACGAACTGTGTGTCCGCAAGATCACGCCGGATCAGCTGGTGGGGCTGGACCTGAGTTGCTGGACGGTGGCGTTCAACGGCGCAGAGCCAGTGCGCGCCGACGTGATGACGGCGTTTGCGGAGTTGGTGGCGGACACCGGGTTCCGCCCGGAGGCGTTCCACCCGTGCTATGGACTGGCCGAGGCGACCCTCATCGTGACGGGCGGAAGCCCGAAGAGCGGACCGGTCCTGCGTCAGCCGGACGATCCGGCGCGCGAACCGATTGTCGGTTGCGGCCGTCCGGCGCCCGGCCAGCGCCTGGCCATTGTCGACCCGGACACCCGGCTGCGCCGGCCCGACGGCGAGGTGGGCGAGATCTGGGTGGCCGGGCCGAGCGTGGCGCGCGGTTACTGGCAGCAGCCGGCAGCCACGGCTGAGACGTTCCACGGGCGGATCGCCGACACCGACGACGGCCCGTACCTGCGCACCGGAGACCTGGGTCGGGTGCTCGACGGCGATCTGTACGTCACTGGCCGGATCAAGGATCTGATCATCCAGAACGGCGTGAACCACTACCCGCAGGATCTGGAATACAGCGCCTTCCGGGCGCATCCGGCGCTGCGGCCCAACGGCGGCGCCTGCTTCTCTGTCGTGGTTGACGGCCGCGAGCGCCTCGTGGTGACCCATGAGGCGGACCGCCCGAACCGGGCAGCCGACGTGGACGAGATCGCCGCTGCCGTCCGCGCCGCGCTCGGCACGGAACACCTGGTCCAGCCGTACGCCTTCGTGCTTGTCAAACCGGGCCGGCTACCGAGAACCTCCAGCGGCAAGATCCAGCGGCACGCGGCCCGGGCGCAGTACGCCGAGGGCACGCTACCCGCGCTCGCCGCCCGGACCTTCGCCGGCCCGGATCCGGTCGGGTCGGCGTCGTCGGCCACCCTGGGCGAGCCCGCCACCGGCGTCGCCGGTCCGCCCGGCTCGGTCGAAGAGTTCCTGCGCGAGCGAATCGCTTCCCGGACCGGCGTCGCGCCAGCCGCGCTGGACCTCGGGCTGCCCGGCCCGGCGCTCGGCCTGGACTCTCTCGGCATGCTGGAGCTTCAGCACGAGGTGGAGCAGGCATTCGGGGTCCCGGTGGAGCTGGAGGCGTGGCACGACACGCCGGTCGCCGAGCTGTCCGCCGCCGTGACCGCACGCCGTTCGGCCGTCCGGGAGTCCACGACCGGTTCCTCCGTCGAGCCGGACGCGCTCACGCCCGGCGAGCGGGGGCTGTGGTATCTGGACCGGATCACCGGCTGCGGTGCCGCGTACAACATGGCAGGTGCCGTACGCCTGCCGGTCGACGTGGATCATGACGCATTGCGTCGCGCCGTCGAGGCGCTGGCCCGCCGCCATCCGGCGCTGCGGACCTCGCTGCCGCTGCGCGACGGGCAACCGGTGCGCCACGTCGCCGCAGAGCCCGAGTTGCAGCTGACGGTCGAACCGCCGGTCGACCGGTCGCCCCAGGCCCTGACGGAGCACCTGGCTGAGCTGGTCGCCGAGCCGTTCGACCTGACCACCGGCCCGCTGATCCGGGTGCGGCTGGTCACGGGGCAGCTGAGCGGCCCCGTGCTGCTGGTGGTCATGCACCATGTGATCGGCGACTTCTGGTCCATGTCCCTGCTGGTCGACGAACTTGCCCGGTGCTATGCCGCCGACCGGCGCGGCATCGACCCCGCGCTGCCCCCGGCCGGTGGCTACTCGGATTTCGTCGCGAGGCAGCGCGAATACCTGGACGGGCCGACCGGCACGGCCAGCGCGGAGTTCTGGCGGCAGCAGCTCGGCGGGCGGCTGCCCGTGCTGGACTTGCCCACCGACCGTCCCCGGCCGCCGGTGCAGACGTACCGTGGCGACTGCCACGACTTCGTCCTCGCCCCTGAGCTACTCGACCGGCTGGTGGCGTTGGCGCGCAGCCAGGGCACCACCCTCTACACGACGCTGCTGTGCGCGTTTCAGGTGTTGCTGTACCGCTACAGCGGACAGACCGACATCCTGGTCGCCACGCCCACCTTCGGCCGCAGCAGCCCGTCGCTTGTCAACACCGTGGGCTACCTGGTCAACCCGGTGGTCATGCGCGGTGATCTCGGCGGCGCGCCGACGTTCCGCGACCTGCTCGGCCGGCTCTCGAACACCGTCGCGGCAGCGCTGCGGCACCAGGACTACCCGTTCGGTCTGGTGGCCGAGCAGGTGCAGGCGGTGCGGGATCCGGCCCGGTCGCCGGTCTTCCAGGTGATGTTCATCCACCACCAGACGCCGTCGCGGCTGCCGGACGGTTTCGGCTCGGTGGCCGTTGGTCATGCCACTCGCCCGTTCACGATCGACGGGTTGCGGCTGGAACCCGTCGCGGTGCCGCAGCGGACGGCCCAGTTCGACCTCACCATGATCGTCGCCGAGGATCCGGACGGGTTGGTCGCGCGGATCCAGTTCAACGCCGACCTGTTCGACCGGAGCAGCATCGCCGACCTGGCGGACAACTTCGGCACGCTGGTGCGGGAGATCACGGGGGATCCGGACCGCGCCATCGAGGAACTGCCGCTGCTCGATGTGGCCAAGCGGGAGCGGATGGTGCGCGGCTGGAACGATACCGCCGTGGTCGGCCCTCCCGAGAGGTGCATCCACGAGGTGATCGCCACTGCGGGCGCACCGGACGCGGTGGCGGTCGCCTTCCGGTCCACCCGGCTCAGCTATGCGGAGTTGACCGAGCGCTCCGACCGGCTGGCGCGCGAACTGGCCGACCACGGCGTCGGTCCGGAGACCCGGGTGGCCCTCTGCCTGGACCGCTCGCCGGAATTGATCATCGCGATGCTCGGCATCCTCAAGGCGGGCGGCGCCTACGTGCCCCTCGACCCCACGCACCCGCGAGCTCGGATCGACATGGTGATCGCCGACGCCCGGCCCGCGCTGGTGATCACCCGCCGGCCGGTGAGCGACGTGGTGGCAGAGGCCGGCGTGCCGCTGCTCGACATCGACGAGGTCCTCGCCACGCCGGACCGGCGCGTCGGTGGCGTGAGCAGCGGAGTTCGTCCGGACAATGCCGCCTACCTGCTGTACACATCCGGTTCCACAGGCGTGCCCAAGGGCGTGGTGGTCAGCCACCGCAATGTCGGCAACTTCTTCCTGGCGATGGACGAGCGGGTGGGCTGCGGGCCCGATGACACGATGCTCGCGGTGACGAATGTCGGGTTCGACATTTCCGTCCTCGAGTTGCTGTGGACGCTGGCCCGGGGCGCGCGGGTGGTGCTGGCCGAGGAGACGTTCCGGCAGCGCGCGGTGGCCGCGCGGAGCCGGCCGGTCGACTTCAGCCTGTTCTACTTCGCCAGCACCGACACCGCGGCGGAGCCGACCACCGACCGGTACGGCCTGGTCTTCGAGGGTGCCCGGTTTGCCGACGCGCACGGATTCGCCGCCATCTGGACGCCCGAGCGGCACTTCCACGAGTTCGGCGGGTTGTACCCGAACCCGTCGGTGCTTTCGGCGGCCGTCGCCGCGCTCACCGGCAACATCGCGGTACGCGCCGGCAGCGTGGTGCTGCCGCTGCACTCACCGGTCCGGGTCGCCGAGGAGTGGGCACTTGTGGACAACATCTCCGGCGGCCGGGTCGGCGTGGCATTCGCCTCCGGCTGGCACGCCGACGACTTCGTCTTCTTCCCCGAGCGGTACCCCGACCGCAAGGAGCGGATGTTCCAGGACATCGAGACGGTGCACCGGCTCTGGCGGGGCGAGGCGGTATCGCTGCCCGGTGGCTCCGGCACGCCGGTGCAGGTCCGAATCCATCCCGCGCCGATTCAGCCGGCGCTGCCCACCTGGATCACCGCGGCCGGTAGCCCGGAGACCTTCAGCCGGGCCGGGGCACTTGGTGCCAATGTGCTCACGCACCTGCTCGGTCAGAGCGTCGAGCAGGTCGCCGGCAACATCCGCCGATACCGGGAGGCGCGGGCGGCGCACGGGCACGACCCGGCGGGCGGGACGGTGACCCTGATGCTGCACACGTTCCTCGGCGAGGACAGCGCCGCGGTGCGGGACGCGGTCCGCGAGCCGTTCACTCGCTACCTGCGCTCCTCGGTGGGACTCATCGAGAACCTGGTGCGTAGCTTGCAGTTGCCGGTCGACCTGGCGGGCATGAGCGAAACCGATCTGGACGACCTGCTGAACTTCGCGTTCAACCGGTACTACGACACGAGCGCGCTGTTCGGCACCCCCGACGCCGTCCGGCCACTTGTCGATCGCTGCGTCGAGGCCGGGGTCGACGAGATCGCCTGTCTGGTGGACTTCGGCCTGCCACGGGACCAGGTGCTGGCCGGGCTGCCGCTGCTCGCCCGGGTACGTGAGCAGACCAACCTCGCGCTGGCCGAACCGACCGCCGCCACGCTGGCCGAGCAGGTAGCCCAGTGGCAGCCGACGCTGTTGCAGGCCACGCCGTCCGCGATGCAGATGATCACCCTGGACGACGCGGCCATGGCTCAGCTGACCTGCCTGCGTGCCCTGCTGGTCGGGGGCGAGGCGTTGCCTCCCGCCCTGGCCGCCAGACTCCGTCGGGACCTGCCCGCCCGGCTGTTCAACATGTACGGCCCCACGGAGACCACCGTGTGGTCGGCGGTCCACGAGGTGACCGAGGTGGCCGGCGCGGTTCCGCTCGGGCGGCCGGTCGCCAACACGCAGATCTACCTGGTGGACGAGATGATGCGCCTGGTGCCCCGGGGCGTGCCGGGCGAACTGGTGATCGGTGGGGCCGGCGTGTCGCGCGGCTACTGGGGTCGGCCGGCGGTCACCGCCGAGCGGTTCGTGCCGGACCCCTTCGGCACGGTCCCCGGCGGCCGCCTGTATCGCACCGGTGACCTGGCCCGCTACGGCTCCGATGGCCGACTGGAGTTCCTTGGCCGGCTCGACCGCCAGGTCAAGGTACGCGGACACCGCATCGAACTCGGGGACATCGAGGCCGCGCTCACGGCCCGACCGGACATCCGGGAGGCGGCGGTCGTGGCCCGTCCGGACGCGGGCGGGGGTGTCGGCCTGTTGGCGTACGTCGTGGCCGCAGACGATGCCCGGCCCACCGACCGGGAGGTACGGCGCGACCTGCGCGACCGGCTCCCTCAACCGCTGATCCCGATGGGGGTCGTGGTGCTGCCCGACCTGCCCCGAACGGTGAACGGCAAGGTCGACACGGCTGCTCTGGCCGCCCGGGAGTGGTCCGCCGCCGGTGGCGGCGGACAGGCGGCACCCGTCACCGACCTGGAACGGGACATCGCCGCAGTCTGGAGCGAGGTGTTGCAGGTCGACTCGGTGGGGCTGCACGACAACTTCTTCGATCTGGGCGGACACTCGATCCTGATGGTGCAGGTGCACGATCGGTTGCAACGCACGGTCGGCGGTGACCTGCCGCTGATCAAGCTGCTGGAGCATCCGACGGTCAGCTCGCTCGCCGCGTACCTCAGCGACACCGGCACGTCCCGTCGCGTGGCGGCGTTCTCGGCCAGCGCCGAACGGGCTCACCGGCAGCGCGACAGCCGGCGGCGCCCGCGCCGAGCCGGCGGAAGGGACCGGGCATGA
- a CDS encoding AMP-binding protein, giving the protein MTARELAGLGSVLPPTPDSDPYRFGERIERIIEFHAHRDPDAEALTQSGVTLTYGELVERAQAVARGLRDAGVRPEHCVPVIIERSPDCVVALLGVLTAGAAYAALDPGWPAARLRDVISGTRSPVVITPDTVPDLLMSQGGTDLPPLTDGTAAASVFYTSGSTGRPKGVLSPHRGTIRTTVDCPAIPLGGDTVFLQSVALPWDVHSFELWGPLLNGGRCVLLDRGRQFLDADLLRAAIDGGVNTLWLTSSLFNVFAEECPELFRRIRLLVVGGERVSPGHVRAVFTEAPGLRVVNGYGPAENTIFTTTHVIRPDEVADGVTDIPIGRPVPRTLVKILESGELAVGGDGLALGYLGDEEETARRFFEADGVRFYRTGDLVELDEHGQLRYRGRADRQFKIRGVRIEPGEVETVLEGHPGVASAFVSPLPAGDGAPPVLGCLYTTVDGGPPDEPALRDYAERMLISAMVPTRLRRIDRLPLNANGKVDPAAAVSSLVEPRAEGRDEPAAVPSATTQGGADDREDLVGVARRLLRDDRLTYTDDLLAAGATSLDAVRLAARIAAHTGARVTAADVYRRRSLERILADCAGSPGIPEIVDAAAANAAAANAATADAGPKDGPLSHAQQRFWLAETMTPGNPDNLVVLCYELVGPLDLTALAEAFVDVVRHHPVLRTTYPELDAHLPVQRVIPVEEVAPIVRVPAPPGNRGAESVAQQLTADWWLADLDLATELSVRARVCRIAEDRHLLALRVHHIAFDGWSETIFVRDLGRAYRARAVGAAAQLGVQHSYIGYANWERRQLDRWREVDLPYWQVRLGEEIAPFLPRPTGTVTAQRRELTHVVDPGTVASLLSVAGRCGVPPSTTLLSAAASALARTFDVQRLCLGTVSGGRVDPASEALVGYLVNPLAIPLRGIQRADPIERLRIAGGELVGALEHAGLPFDELVSRLGPERGRHPWFQAWVVLQAAPPAGWFGDEVRLRPIRIRPPRTSRELTIEAIPDHAGRWTVVIAWRDDGLDAETASTLREQLISELSALAAAGHAGAGRP; this is encoded by the coding sequence ATGACCGCCCGCGAGCTGGCGGGCCTCGGTTCGGTGCTGCCGCCGACGCCCGATTCGGATCCGTACCGGTTCGGCGAGCGGATCGAACGAATCATCGAGTTCCACGCCCACCGGGATCCGGATGCCGAAGCGCTCACGCAGTCCGGCGTGACCCTGACCTACGGGGAACTGGTTGAGCGGGCACAGGCGGTCGCCCGCGGCCTGCGCGACGCCGGGGTGCGTCCGGAGCATTGTGTCCCGGTCATCATCGAACGATCCCCGGACTGCGTGGTCGCGCTGCTGGGCGTACTCACCGCGGGCGCCGCGTACGCCGCGCTGGATCCCGGGTGGCCGGCGGCGCGGCTGCGGGATGTCATCAGCGGTACTCGTTCACCTGTGGTGATCACGCCTGACACGGTGCCCGACCTGCTGATGTCGCAGGGCGGTACCGACCTGCCGCCGCTTACCGACGGCACGGCGGCGGCGTCGGTGTTCTACACCTCGGGGTCCACTGGACGGCCCAAGGGGGTGCTGTCACCGCATCGCGGGACGATCCGCACGACCGTGGACTGCCCGGCAATCCCGCTTGGCGGTGACACGGTGTTCCTCCAGTCCGTGGCGCTGCCCTGGGACGTCCATTCCTTCGAGTTGTGGGGACCGTTGCTCAACGGTGGTCGATGCGTACTGCTCGATCGCGGCCGGCAGTTCCTGGACGCCGACCTGCTGCGGGCAGCGATCGACGGCGGGGTGAACACACTCTGGCTGACCAGTTCGCTGTTCAACGTGTTCGCCGAGGAGTGTCCCGAACTCTTCCGGCGGATCCGGCTGCTCGTGGTGGGCGGGGAACGGGTATCTCCTGGCCACGTGCGCGCGGTGTTCACCGAGGCGCCGGGGCTACGCGTGGTCAACGGCTACGGGCCCGCGGAAAACACGATCTTCACCACGACCCACGTCATCCGGCCCGACGAGGTGGCCGACGGCGTGACGGACATCCCGATCGGGCGGCCCGTACCCCGTACGCTGGTCAAGATCCTCGAAAGCGGTGAACTCGCGGTCGGCGGCGACGGCCTCGCGCTCGGCTATCTCGGTGACGAGGAGGAGACGGCGCGGCGGTTCTTCGAGGCCGACGGCGTGCGTTTCTACCGGACGGGTGATCTCGTCGAGCTGGACGAACACGGACAGCTGCGCTACCGCGGCCGGGCGGATCGCCAGTTCAAGATCCGTGGCGTCCGGATCGAGCCGGGTGAGGTCGAGACGGTGCTGGAGGGCCATCCCGGCGTCGCCTCCGCATTCGTGTCGCCGCTGCCTGCTGGCGACGGTGCTCCGCCGGTGCTGGGATGCCTCTACACCACCGTCGACGGTGGACCGCCGGACGAGCCGGCCCTGCGCGACTACGCCGAGCGAATGCTGATCTCCGCCATGGTGCCCACCCGGCTGCGCCGGATCGACCGGCTGCCGCTCAACGCCAACGGGAAGGTGGATCCGGCAGCCGCCGTCTCGTCGCTTGTCGAACCGCGCGCGGAGGGCCGAGACGAGCCGGCCGCGGTGCCTTCCGCCACCACGCAGGGCGGTGCGGATGACCGGGAGGATCTTGTCGGCGTCGCCCGGCGACTGCTCCGGGACGACCGACTCACCTACACCGACGATCTGCTCGCGGCGGGTGCCACCTCACTGGACGCCGTTCGGCTGGCGGCCAGGATCGCGGCACACACCGGCGCCCGGGTGACGGCCGCGGATGTCTACCGGCGGCGGTCGTTGGAGCGGATCCTGGCCGACTGCGCCGGGTCGCCCGGGATACCGGAGATCGTCGACGCTGCCGCCGCGAACGCTGCCGCCGCGAACGCCGCCACTGCGGATGCCGGTCCGAAAGACGGTCCGCTCTCGCACGCGCAGCAGCGGTTCTGGCTGGCGGAGACCATGACTCCCGGCAATCCCGACAATCTGGTCGTACTCTGCTACGAACTGGTCGGTCCGCTGGACCTGACGGCCCTGGCCGAGGCTTTCGTGGACGTCGTCCGACATCATCCGGTCCTGCGCACGACCTATCCGGAGCTGGACGCGCATCTGCCGGTACAGCGGGTGATTCCGGTGGAGGAGGTGGCGCCGATCGTGCGAGTACCTGCACCGCCCGGGAATCGTGGCGCGGAGTCCGTGGCGCAGCAGCTCACCGCAGACTGGTGGCTCGCCGACCTCGACCTGGCCACGGAGCTGTCCGTGCGGGCCAGGGTCTGCCGGATCGCGGAGGATCGACACCTGCTGGCGTTGCGGGTGCACCATATCGCGTTCGACGGATGGTCGGAGACGATCTTCGTGCGGGATCTCGGCCGGGCGTACCGGGCGCGAGCGGTGGGTGCGGCTGCGCAGTTGGGGGTCCAGCACAGCTACATCGGCTACGCCAACTGGGAACGGCGGCAGCTCGACCGGTGGCGTGAAGTGGACCTGCCGTACTGGCAGGTCCGGTTGGGTGAAGAGATCGCACCGTTCCTACCCCGGCCGACCGGCACCGTCACGGCGCAGCGGCGGGAACTGACGCACGTGGTGGATCCCGGCACGGTGGCGAGCCTGCTGTCGGTGGCCGGTCGATGCGGCGTGCCGCCCTCCACCACGCTGCTGAGCGCCGCGGCGTCGGCACTGGCCCGGACGTTCGATGTGCAGCGGCTCTGTCTGGGCACGGTCAGCGGCGGGCGAGTGGACCCGGCCAGCGAGGCGTTGGTCGGCTATCTGGTCAATCCGCTGGCGATCCCGCTGCGCGGGATCCAGCGCGCCGACCCGATCGAGCGGTTGCGCATCGCGGGCGGTGAGCTGGTCGGTGCGCTGGAGCACGCGGGCCTGCCCTTCGACGAACTGGTCAGCCGGCTCGGGCCGGAGCGTGGGCGGCATCCCTGGTTCCAGGCATGGGTGGTGCTCCAGGCAGCGCCACCGGCCGGTTGGTTCGGAGACGAGGTGCGGCTGCGGCCGATCCGGATCCGGCCGCCGCGTACCTCCCGGGAGCTGACCATCGAGGCGATCCCGGACCACGCCGGACGGTGGACAGTAGTCATCGCCTGGCGCGACGACGGTCTCGACGCGGAGACCGCCTCGACACTGCGCGAACAGTTGATCTCGGAGCTGTCCGCGCTGGCCGCGGCGGGTCATGCCGGTGCCGGGCGACCGTGA